A genome region from Manihot esculenta cultivar AM560-2 chromosome 5, M.esculenta_v8, whole genome shotgun sequence includes the following:
- the LOC110614971 gene encoding EID1-like F-box protein 3 yields MNASKRLRTSPPIQGSDAGESGILNERILLLVFESIKWDLHTLCAMASVNHKLHAIAKRLLWRELCVYRAPRMLAALTNGAPNAPFGDSWWTLAKLMFYCCGCESTGNFKVRRPSPGHFVKTSRFSKTSGQSFLSKKCRGDLLYVSDPCEHPTGENEDDLGIYRGVFRGFMKSRTRACLIRRQVELEKRVRCPYCGFRVWSMTSAQLVPKSAARRLGSREGGLEYFVCLNGHLYGTCWLVPLSSDEDNGAGEGADDEDEDNCSDDDEDGDGDDYDNRTVAEGSLSSVGEEVAEQWSTN; encoded by the coding sequence ATGAACGCGAGCAAGAGATTGAGAACAAGCCCGCCGATTCAGGGATCCGATGCGGGTGAATCGGGGATACTTAACGAGCGGATACTACTGCTAGTCTTCGAGTCCATAAAATGGGACCTCCACACTCTCTGCGCCATGGCCTCGGTGAACCACAAGCTCCATGCCATAGCCAAACGGTTGCTATGGAGGGAGTTGTGTGTGTATCGCGCCCCGCGCATGTTAGCAGCATTGACAAATGGTGCGCCTAATGCTCCCTTCGGAGACAGTTGGTGGACGCTTGCGAAGCTCATGTTCTATTGTTGCGGCTGTGAGTCAACTGGAAACTTCAAAGTGAGGCGACCCTCCCCAGGTCATTTCGTCAAAACTTCTCGTTTTTCTAAAACATCGGGTCAGAGCTTTCTAAGCAAGAAATGTCGGGGCGATTTGTTGTACGTGAGCGATCCGTGCGAGCATCCGACGGGAGAAAATGAAGATGATTTGGGGATTTACAGAGGGGTTTTTCGGGGATTCATGAAATCAAGAACGAGAGCGTGTTTAATTAGACGGCAAGTAGAGCTAGAAAAGAGAGTGAGGTGCCCTTACTGTGGGTTCCGCGTGTGGAGTATGACTTCAGCTCAGCTGGTGCCTAAAAGCGCGGCTAGGCGGCTTGGATCACGCGAGGGTGGGTTAGAGTATTTTGTTTGTTTAAATGGGCACTTGTACGGGACTTGCTGGCTTGTGCCGTTGTCATCCGATGAAGACAATGGTGCTGGCGAAGGTGCAGATGACGAGGACGAAGACAATTGCAGCGATGACGATGAAGATGGGGATGGTGATGATTATGATAATCGAACGGTAGCTGAAGGCAGTTTGAGCTCTGTGGGCGAAGAGGTTGCAGAGCAATGGTCCACGAATTGA